The following coding sequences lie in one Timaviella obliquedivisa GSE-PSE-MK23-08B genomic window:
- the thrS gene encoding threonine--tRNA ligase, whose amino-acid sequence MPNSDAALPQTEKIYLPKTSESETLQKIRHTASHVMAMAVQKLFPKAQVTIGPSIENGFYYDFDSPEPFTEKDLKAIKKEMTKIINRKLPVIREEVTREEAKRRIEAIQEPYKLEILEGLEAPITLYHLGDQWWDLCAGPHVESTAELNPDAIALESLAGAYWRGDETKAQLQRIYGTAWETPEQLEEYRRRKEEALRRDHRKLGKELGLFIFSDQVGPGLPLWTPKGTILRSTLEDFLKQEQIKGGYQQVVTPHIGRVDLFKASGHWQKYKDDLFPMMGESEDEGFVLKAMNCPFHIQIYKSSLRSYRELPLRLAEFGTVYRYEQSGELGGLTRVRGFTQDDAHLFVTPEQLDSEFLKVVDLIKRVFGVLNMGNSFRARLSFRDPDSDKYIGSDENWEKSQNAIRRAVETLDMKFFEGIGEAAFYGPKLDFIFTDALDREWQLGTVQVDYNLPERFNLEYVAEDGMRKRPIMIHRAPFGSLERLVGILIEEYAGDFPLWLSPIQVRLLPVTEEVLPFVTQVVEQMRSLNIRAEVDGSGERLGKMIRNAEKEKIPVMAVVGVKEMEASTLNIRTRASGELGAISVAEVMERVTGAIAQYASF is encoded by the coding sequence ATGCCTAACTCAGACGCTGCTTTGCCCCAAACTGAAAAAATCTATTTGCCGAAAACTAGCGAGTCCGAAACCCTCCAAAAGATTCGCCATACTGCGTCGCACGTCATGGCAATGGCGGTGCAGAAGCTGTTTCCCAAGGCGCAGGTAACGATCGGTCCTTCCATTGAAAACGGCTTTTACTACGACTTTGATAGCCCAGAACCCTTTACCGAGAAGGATCTTAAGGCAATTAAGAAGGAGATGACCAAGATCATCAACCGGAAGCTGCCTGTCATTCGTGAGGAAGTGACCCGAGAAGAGGCAAAGCGTCGAATTGAGGCAATTCAAGAACCTTACAAGTTGGAAATTTTGGAGGGATTGGAGGCACCGATTACCCTTTATCATTTGGGTGACCAGTGGTGGGATTTATGCGCAGGGCCTCATGTCGAGAGTACGGCGGAGTTGAACCCCGATGCGATCGCCCTGGAAAGCCTTGCCGGAGCCTATTGGCGCGGCGATGAAACCAAGGCACAGCTTCAGCGCATTTATGGCACCGCCTGGGAAACTCCAGAGCAGCTAGAGGAGTATCGTCGCCGCAAAGAAGAGGCGCTCCGCCGCGATCACCGCAAACTGGGCAAGGAACTAGGCTTATTCATTTTTTCTGATCAAGTTGGCCCTGGGCTGCCTCTGTGGACTCCGAAGGGCACAATTTTGCGATCGACCCTAGAGGATTTCCTCAAACAGGAGCAAATCAAAGGAGGCTATCAACAGGTTGTGACACCGCACATTGGTCGGGTTGATCTGTTTAAGGCATCGGGGCACTGGCAAAAATATAAAGATGACCTGTTCCCCATGATGGGCGAGTCTGAGGATGAAGGCTTTGTGCTGAAGGCGATGAACTGCCCTTTCCACATTCAAATTTACAAATCTAGCCTGCGTTCTTACCGAGAATTGCCGCTGCGTTTGGCAGAATTTGGTACGGTGTACCGCTACGAGCAATCTGGAGAGCTAGGCGGACTAACCCGTGTACGCGGCTTTACTCAAGATGATGCTCACCTATTCGTTACGCCCGAACAGTTGGATAGTGAGTTTCTTAAAGTTGTTGATCTGATTAAGCGAGTATTTGGCGTTCTAAACATGGGGAACTCGTTTAGAGCAAGGCTGAGTTTCCGTGATCCAGATTCGGACAAATACATTGGCTCAGATGAGAACTGGGAAAAATCTCAAAACGCTATTCGTAGAGCCGTCGAAACTTTAGATATGAAGTTTTTTGAGGGCATTGGCGAAGCTGCTTTCTATGGCCCTAAGCTCGACTTCATTTTTACAGATGCCCTAGACCGGGAGTGGCAGTTGGGCACGGTGCAAGTGGACTATAACTTGCCTGAACGGTTTAACCTGGAGTACGTTGCAGAAGATGGAATGCGCAAGCGTCCTATCATGATCCACCGTGCCCCCTTTGGCTCTTTAGAGCGATTAGTCGGGATTTTGATTGAAGAGTATGCGGGCGATTTTCCGCTGTGGCTGTCTCCCATACAAGTGCGGCTGCTGCCTGTGACTGAGGAGGTGTTGCCATTTGTCACCCAAGTTGTAGAGCAAATGCGATCGCTCAATATCCGCGCCGAGGTCGATGGGAGCGGGGAGCGGCTTGGCAAAATGATTCGCAACGCTGAGAAGGAAAAGATTCCAGTTATGGCAGTGGTGGGAGTTAAGGAAATGGAGGCAAGTACTCTGAATATCCGCACTCGCGCTTCTGGTGAACTGGGGGCAATTTCGGTGGCAGAAGTCATGGAGCGGGTGACCGGAGCGATCGCTCAGTACGCTAGCTTTTAA
- a CDS encoding DUF2605 domain-containing protein: MLNSNLPDSDFLKNLLEPLLDDFQYWFDKSRSLLELQEHKFLGSECQADLLSRVKQAQQEVSVAKMLLLATEGQVGVDTAVMMPWHQLVAECWKVGKQSRSEASGLE, encoded by the coding sequence ATGCTTAACTCCAACTTGCCCGATTCTGATTTCTTGAAAAACCTTCTAGAACCCTTGCTAGATGACTTCCAATACTGGTTTGACAAATCGCGATCGCTTCTTGAACTTCAAGAACATAAATTTTTAGGCAGCGAATGCCAGGCTGACTTATTGAGTCGGGTTAAACAAGCCCAGCAGGAGGTTTCAGTCGCCAAAATGCTTCTGTTAGCAACTGAGGGACAGGTCGGAGTCGATACAGCAGTCATGATGCCTTGGCATCAACTTGTAGCAGAATGCTGGAAAGTAGGAAAGCAGTCTCGTTCAGAGGCTTCGGGTCTAGAGTAA
- a CDS encoding DUF2973 domain-containing protein — translation MLHLIYILAFTVLAFLAVGNLIRNLMVLGTDSQRTYGYKGQFSPNSSNSLVGPGAHIRSVSHPELLDRHGNIVNEPFLVMRSMTIEDARDRLDALYNASSTYSEDEARNNTPE, via the coding sequence ATGTTGCACCTAATTTATATTTTAGCTTTCACAGTCTTAGCTTTCCTGGCGGTTGGCAATCTGATCCGCAACCTTATGGTTTTGGGCACAGATTCTCAGCGCACTTATGGTTACAAAGGTCAGTTTTCTCCTAACTCATCAAATTCCTTGGTGGGTCCGGGCGCACACATTCGCTCGGTTTCTCATCCCGAGTTGCTAGATAGACACGGTAACATCGTCAATGAGCCGTTCTTGGTGATGCGTTCAATGACGATTGAAGATGCGCGCGATCGATTGGATGCTCTTTACAATGCCTCTTCTACCTATAGCGAAGATGAAGCACGAAACAATACTCCTGAGTAG
- a CDS encoding tocopherol cyclase family protein — MVNLNDLAHRLQTPHSGYHWDGSKRRFFEGWYYRVTLPDRCSPGNPQTFAFMYSIEDPSGGSPYSGGAAQILGANDEYLCRTFPDVAQFWAWRQALGLGHWRKTDLSQPAYLEPEDFDRHITEGYQATATWNQGSLYDPGSGQTARWQYAIQPVYGWGDRVQQSTAGWLSQLQIFEPGWQILMAHGWATGWVEWNGNRYTFTNAPAYSEKNWGGSFPQKWFWLNCNAFDSEPDLALTAGGGKRSVLGLMESVAMVGIHYKGKFYEFVPWNGSVHWEIDPWGYWQMVAQSDRYQVTLSGKTTRPGTPLRAPTAQGLIFCCRDTMSGELTVTLRDRQSKQIILEAHSTLCGLETGGAPWAETWVH; from the coding sequence ATGGTAAACCTAAACGACTTGGCTCACAGACTCCAAACGCCCCACAGCGGCTACCACTGGGACGGGAGCAAGCGCCGCTTTTTTGAAGGCTGGTACTACCGCGTGACGCTGCCCGATCGCTGTTCGCCTGGCAACCCGCAAACCTTCGCCTTCATGTACTCCATCGAAGACCCCAGCGGCGGCAGCCCCTACAGCGGTGGTGCCGCCCAAATTTTGGGCGCGAACGATGAATACCTCTGTCGCACCTTTCCTGATGTTGCCCAGTTTTGGGCGTGGCGGCAGGCGCTAGGCTTGGGGCACTGGCGAAAGACAGATCTATCCCAACCCGCTTACCTGGAGCCTGAAGACTTCGATCGCCACATTACAGAAGGCTATCAGGCAACTGCGACTTGGAATCAGGGCAGTCTCTACGATCCGGGTAGTGGACAGACTGCGCGCTGGCAATATGCAATTCAGCCTGTATATGGCTGGGGCGATCGGGTGCAACAATCTACCGCTGGTTGGCTGTCGCAGTTGCAAATTTTTGAACCAGGCTGGCAAATTTTGATGGCGCATGGCTGGGCAACCGGATGGGTTGAGTGGAACGGCAATCGCTACACTTTTACCAATGCTCCAGCCTACAGCGAAAAAAACTGGGGCGGTTCCTTCCCGCAAAAATGGTTTTGGCTTAACTGCAACGCTTTTGACTCAGAGCCCGACTTGGCTCTCACTGCGGGTGGCGGTAAACGCAGCGTTTTGGGGCTAATGGAATCAGTGGCAATGGTGGGGATTCATTACAAAGGCAAGTTTTATGAATTTGTGCCTTGGAATGGCTCAGTTCACTGGGAAATTGACCCTTGGGGATATTGGCAGATGGTGGCGCAAAGCGATCGCTATCAGGTCACCTTATCGGGCAAAACAACTCGTCCGGGTACTCCTTTGCGCGCTCCCACTGCCCAAGGACTGATCTTTTGCTGCCGAGACACGATGAGCGGCGAACTGACTGTGACCTTGCGCGATCGCCAGTCTAAGCAAATTATTTTAGAGGCACACAGCACCCTTTGTGGACTAGAGACAGGCGGCGCTCCTTGGGCAGAAACTTGGGTTCACTAA
- a CDS encoding TIGR03643 family protein, translating into MELPDLDSETLDRIAEMAWEDRTTFEAIELQFGLQEKQVIALMRREMRASSFRMWRSRVTGRQTKHAIKRDFIAGRFKSQNQKT; encoded by the coding sequence ATGGAACTCCCCGATTTAGATTCTGAAACCCTCGATCGCATTGCCGAAATGGCATGGGAAGATCGAACGACGTTTGAGGCGATCGAACTACAGTTTGGACTGCAAGAGAAACAGGTAATTGCCTTAATGCGCCGCGAAATGAGAGCTTCGAGTTTTAGAATGTGGCGATCGCGGGTAACAGGTCGGCAAACAAAACACGCCATTAAGAGAGATTTTATTGCCGGACGGTTCAAATCTCAGAATCAAAAGACCTAA
- a CDS encoding HAMP domain-containing histidine kinase, protein MFQTTRRRLALWYTTVTAVLLLLFATGFYTYVRTTLVERIDDTLSHVVEVVERSLVIQSAPNDSLQVNLDASFRSNAEAVEDDHIDLEWFSAAGELQWSTFFISPSIPLRPENIEETVSVTSEQLLRQATRQIVSAGQVLGYLRVSHPWFEVTKPTRQLIRDLGLGLGLMTGVVGAIGWFLSGLAMAPVRDSYQRLRQFTADASHELRNPIAVIQTNVQVALADPDPHLQQDQLRVIERLTRRLGQLVDDLLFLARQDSGITPLQLEGVHLDELLKDVVEEQKLIATEKGLTLSLQLPNTLGEMVQGDRNQLIRLLTNLISNAVQYTSTGGKVEVTLQRKIQNIAQWQIQIKDTGIGIPAEALPQVFDRFYRVDPARSGGKGRSETGLGLAIAKVIAESHHGQIQVESIPQQGTTFTVVLPCYRPDAV, encoded by the coding sequence ATGTTCCAGACGACTCGCCGCCGCCTTGCCCTATGGTACACCACTGTTACAGCAGTGCTGTTGCTGCTGTTCGCCACTGGTTTCTATACCTACGTTCGCACCACGTTAGTTGAACGTATTGATGACACCTTAAGCCATGTTGTGGAAGTTGTAGAGCGATCGCTGGTGATTCAATCTGCTCCCAATGATTCCCTGCAAGTTAATTTGGATGCCAGCTTCCGCAGTAATGCCGAGGCGGTAGAAGACGATCACATTGATTTGGAATGGTTTAGCGCGGCAGGCGAGTTGCAGTGGTCTACTTTTTTTATTTCACCCAGCATTCCGCTGCGTCCTGAAAATATTGAAGAAACGGTGTCGGTTACGAGTGAGCAGTTATTACGACAGGCAACGCGGCAAATTGTCAGCGCAGGGCAAGTTCTAGGCTATTTGCGGGTCAGCCATCCTTGGTTTGAGGTAACGAAACCGACTCGGCAGTTAATTCGAGATTTGGGGCTGGGGCTAGGGTTAATGACTGGAGTAGTGGGGGCGATCGGTTGGTTTTTGTCGGGGTTGGCAATGGCTCCGGTGCGGGATTCGTATCAACGGCTGCGGCAGTTTACAGCAGATGCATCCCATGAGTTGCGGAACCCGATCGCAGTCATTCAAACCAATGTGCAGGTCGCACTCGCCGATCCTGATCCACATTTGCAACAAGATCAGCTACGGGTGATTGAACGGCTGACAAGACGACTAGGGCAACTGGTGGATGACCTTTTATTTTTAGCAAGACAAGATAGCGGCATAACGCCACTGCAACTGGAAGGAGTCCACTTAGATGAATTGCTAAAGGACGTAGTAGAAGAACAGAAATTGATCGCCACTGAGAAAGGTTTAACTCTCTCGCTACAATTACCCAATACTTTGGGAGAAATGGTACAAGGCGATCGCAATCAGTTAATACGCCTGCTGACCAATCTTATTAGTAACGCCGTGCAATATACATCTACAGGGGGAAAGGTTGAGGTGACGCTTCAGCGGAAGATTCAGAATATCGCGCAGTGGCAAATCCAAATCAAAGATACGGGTATTGGCATTCCGGCAGAAGCATTGCCCCAAGTATTCGATCGCTTTTATCGAGTTGATCCGGCACGCTCTGGAGGCAAAGGGCGATCGGAAACGGGGTTGGGGCTGGCGATCGCTAAAGTCATTGCCGAAAGCCACCATGGACAGATTCAGGTTGAGAGCATTCCTCAACAGGGCACGACTTTTACAGTCGTTTTACCTTGTTATCGTCCTGACGCAGTTTAG
- a CDS encoding peptidoglycan-binding protein, producing METFAYLHAAQEYEYPEEKEINFNWVNSAAITLLGIACSTLGSNFAGAAQALTTFRGNSGADVIRLQDLLRNAGYFPSASTGFFGEFTEAAVHDFQRSKGLAVDGVAGYHTLKALETSVAPVTPVAPIEPVALVTSVAPVAPVTPSNPGLVGSATLGFGDSGTRVTRLQDLLRRAGYLTGPSTGFFGAVTQESVKRFQQANRLPVDGFVGSTTLAALESAPAATPPSSGSPTIRPAAITRLLQPGDSGEDVRALQQRLIDRKYYTGPVTGFYAERTETAVRNLQRSNNLPIDGIFGAKSAAVLR from the coding sequence GTGGAAACTTTTGCTTACCTTCATGCCGCTCAAGAGTACGAATATCCTGAAGAGAAGGAAATTAACTTCAACTGGGTCAATTCCGCTGCCATAACCTTGCTGGGCATTGCCTGCTCAACTTTAGGCAGCAACTTTGCTGGAGCCGCTCAGGCTTTAACAACCTTTAGAGGGAACAGCGGGGCTGATGTGATTCGTCTGCAAGACCTATTGCGGAATGCTGGGTATTTTCCGAGCGCCTCAACTGGATTCTTCGGCGAGTTTACCGAAGCAGCCGTGCATGACTTCCAGCGATCGAAAGGATTAGCAGTTGATGGCGTGGCAGGCTACCATACCCTCAAAGCCTTAGAAACTTCCGTTGCGCCCGTTACGCCTGTTGCTCCTATCGAGCCTGTTGCGCTCGTTACGTCCGTTGCTCCTGTTGCTCCTGTGACTCCTTCTAATCCTGGACTTGTAGGCAGTGCAACACTAGGCTTTGGCGACAGCGGCACACGTGTAACGCGATTGCAAGACTTACTGCGACGGGCAGGATATTTGACAGGGCCCTCGACGGGCTTCTTCGGCGCGGTGACACAGGAATCAGTCAAGCGTTTTCAACAGGCAAATCGGCTCCCTGTCGATGGATTCGTAGGATCAACAACCCTCGCGGCTTTGGAAAGTGCCCCCGCCGCAACTCCTCCTTCCTCAGGTAGCCCAACCATTCGTCCGGCTGCAATCACTCGGCTGCTGCAACCTGGCGATAGTGGCGAGGATGTCAGAGCCTTACAACAAAGGTTGATTGACCGGAAATACTACACAGGTCCCGTAACTGGGTTTTATGCTGAACGAACCGAAACCGCGGTTCGAAATTTGCAGAGGTCTAATAACTTGCCCATTGATGGAATTTTTGGGGCTAAGTCGGCTGCGGTACTGCGTTAA
- a CDS encoding tetratricopeptide repeat protein has product MSKRFSLFSLMAIASLWSVAQPVHAQALIPHVLQLDQDQLEQQGLGLAQEALQLAQFQQFDLALARAELASQLVPGNAQIWALLGGLYLQLRQVDAGIQALLKADSLEKNNAEIMFNLGSAYFRKQDYETAIRYIQAGLKLKPDTSGALFDLGNAYYQLTRYNDAIAQYEKAVKIDAKFWPAINNIGLVLFEQGKIDEAVKKWKEAIVIDETQPESKLAIAVALNAKGNTNQALSFGESALRIDYRYGDIEYLQENLWGDRMIAQARTFLALPQIRSLISQLRSAPPQIQQEVEPGAPPLTPAPMPPSPITPAP; this is encoded by the coding sequence GTGTCCAAACGTTTTTCCCTGTTTTCTCTCATGGCGATCGCCAGTCTGTGGAGTGTCGCTCAACCCGTTCATGCCCAGGCACTCATCCCGCACGTTTTACAGCTTGATCAAGATCAGCTAGAGCAACAGGGTTTAGGTTTGGCACAGGAAGCGCTTCAGTTGGCACAATTTCAACAGTTTGATTTGGCACTGGCTAGGGCTGAACTAGCGTCTCAACTGGTTCCAGGCAATGCCCAGATTTGGGCGTTGTTGGGTGGGCTTTACCTCCAGCTTAGACAGGTTGATGCAGGCATTCAAGCTTTACTCAAGGCAGATTCATTAGAGAAAAACAATGCCGAAATTATGTTTAACCTCGGTTCGGCATACTTTCGCAAACAAGATTACGAAACTGCCATTCGCTACATTCAGGCAGGTTTGAAACTTAAGCCTGATACCTCAGGGGCACTGTTTGACTTAGGTAATGCGTACTACCAGCTAACTCGCTACAACGATGCGATCGCTCAGTACGAAAAGGCTGTCAAAATTGATGCTAAGTTCTGGCCTGCCATTAATAACATTGGCTTGGTGCTGTTTGAACAAGGCAAAATTGATGAGGCAGTGAAAAAGTGGAAAGAAGCGATCGTCATTGATGAAACCCAGCCAGAGTCTAAATTAGCGATCGCAGTTGCCCTCAACGCCAAAGGCAACACAAACCAGGCTTTAAGCTTTGGCGAGTCGGCGCTCAGAATTGACTACCGCTACGGCGATATTGAATATTTGCAAGAAAATTTGTGGGGCGATCGAATGATTGCCCAAGCCAGAACTTTCCTGGCTCTTCCCCAAATCCGTAGCCTGATCTCTCAACTCCGCTCCGCTCCGCCGCAGATTCAGCAAGAAGTAGAACCCGGAGCGCCACCCTTAACTCCGGCTCCCATGCCCCCATCCCCTATCACTCCAGCGCCATAA
- a CDS encoding FAD-dependent oxidoreductase — translation MAFLLPVGAAALLGIIQVWVGGKGATSGAIAPAQADTIHIAPKTEPKVDYLANKLNGRPQISPLPTAQETWECEVAIVGGTLGGVAAASQAMQSGAKTCLIELSPWLGGQISSQGVSALDESITMQRQGNASRSWKDFKQLIEDQEIKLPAWTNISEPLRVSEINNCWVGGLCFPPKAGAKASSQLLETAAETAPGSRWQTSTAFKGAEFDKTGKQITAIYAVHRAPLNPNYVPEGRPSVELPRWYSWDSDETFNKVPIKLQAPPGKKMIVIDATDTGELVGWAGIPYRLGSEARTTTSESFASRQDNPDCTQAYTFPFVLAIKDDQKVSQKALSKIQPDFPKEEHRREFNLGRFPMFEGGSFFRYRQIVSTQQNNWGVGLPAWGDMTLVNWNQGNDWIWMDPPLILNEQKISKTGQHQNWMGGLSMESLRHAENQSFLFAEWLMEKYSQPKLPLAYLYGADEPMGTISGLSIMPYIREGRRILGRSAYGQDQFMMREPDLRKDMRGSRDLSPTAVAVTHYPIDIHGCRYRNSDSSWEASSAPVGDDSKIKPIFIPIESLVPQGVDNLLVGGKGIAASHIVNAATRVHYGEWVIGSAAGATAGWLMTKEPGLTPATIATRKRLPELQDYIEAQGGRVDW, via the coding sequence ATTGCCTTCTTACTGCCCGTAGGAGCCGCTGCCCTCCTGGGCATCATTCAGGTTTGGGTGGGCGGAAAAGGGGCAACATCAGGAGCGATCGCCCCAGCCCAGGCTGACACGATCCACATTGCGCCAAAAACTGAACCAAAAGTTGATTATTTGGCAAACAAGCTGAATGGTAGACCCCAGATCTCACCCTTGCCGACTGCCCAAGAAACCTGGGAATGTGAAGTGGCGATCGTCGGTGGAACATTGGGCGGCGTAGCAGCAGCCTCCCAAGCCATGCAGTCTGGGGCAAAAACTTGCCTCATTGAGTTGTCCCCTTGGCTCGGCGGACAAATTAGCTCCCAAGGCGTATCGGCGCTAGATGAGTCAATCACTATGCAGCGACAAGGGAATGCTTCAAGAAGCTGGAAAGACTTTAAGCAACTCATTGAAGATCAAGAAATTAAGCTGCCAGCCTGGACTAACATCTCTGAGCCTTTAAGAGTTTCAGAAATCAATAACTGCTGGGTGGGTGGCCTTTGCTTTCCACCTAAAGCCGGAGCCAAAGCCTCTTCCCAACTTCTGGAAACAGCAGCAGAGACTGCACCGGGCAGCCGCTGGCAAACTTCAACAGCATTTAAGGGCGCAGAATTTGACAAAACAGGCAAGCAAATTACCGCCATTTACGCCGTTCACCGTGCGCCGCTCAACCCCAACTATGTGCCCGAAGGTCGACCATCCGTCGAGCTACCCCGTTGGTACAGTTGGGACTCTGACGAAACCTTCAATAAAGTCCCTATTAAGCTACAAGCCCCTCCTGGCAAAAAAATGATCGTCATTGATGCCACAGATACAGGCGAGCTAGTGGGCTGGGCGGGTATTCCATATCGCCTGGGTTCAGAGGCACGCACCACCACCAGCGAATCCTTTGCTTCTCGGCAAGACAATCCTGACTGTACTCAGGCGTACACCTTCCCTTTTGTGTTGGCAATTAAGGACGACCAGAAGGTTAGCCAAAAGGCACTTTCTAAGATTCAGCCTGACTTTCCTAAAGAAGAGCATCGCCGCGAGTTCAACTTAGGCAGATTTCCAATGTTTGAGGGCGGCAGTTTTTTTCGCTATCGCCAAATTGTTAGCACTCAGCAAAATAACTGGGGCGTTGGCTTGCCGGCTTGGGGCGACATGACGTTGGTTAACTGGAACCAGGGCAACGACTGGATTTGGATGGATCCACCGTTGATTTTGAATGAGCAAAAAATTTCTAAAACGGGGCAGCACCAGAACTGGATGGGTGGACTGTCGATGGAATCGTTACGCCATGCTGAGAACCAGTCCTTCTTGTTTGCCGAATGGCTGATGGAAAAATATTCTCAGCCTAAATTGCCGCTGGCGTACCTCTATGGAGCGGATGAGCCCATGGGAACGATTTCTGGACTCAGCATTATGCCCTACATTCGGGAAGGAAGGCGGATTTTGGGGCGATCGGCATATGGGCAAGACCAATTTATGATGCGTGAGCCTGACCTCCGGAAAGATATGCGGGGCAGCCGCGACTTAAGCCCCACAGCCGTAGCAGTCACTCATTATCCGATCGATATACATGGCTGCCGTTACCGCAACTCTGATTCGTCTTGGGAAGCCAGTAGCGCTCCTGTAGGAGACGACTCGAAAATTAAGCCTATTTTTATTCCAATTGAAAGCTTGGTGCCCCAAGGGGTTGATAATTTGTTGGTGGGTGGTAAGGGCATTGCAGCAAGCCACATTGTTAATGCTGCTACTCGCGTTCACTATGGCGAGTGGGTGATTGGTTCGGCGGCGGGTGCGACTGCGGGTTGGCTCATGACGAAGGAGCCAGGTCTGACGCCTGCTACGATCGCTACCCGCAAGCGCCTACCCGAATTGCAAGACTACATCGAAGCGCAGGGTGGACGGGTGGATTGGTAG
- a CDS encoding alpha/beta hydrolase — protein sequence MIRKKWRDSLRVSRSAPLRVSWRARLLFTILIALPFLVLNGIAFMQARSMTHFVSVRQRTAKPEQLALIDKIRVILTGVEIPRPKNQTTPQEIQLGYETHRIAIGQEGKENLEAWYIPTQKSRGLVLLFPPYGSSKAALLAPTKVFHDLGYDALLVDFRGAGGSTGNDTTLGVREAKDVAIAFTYSQKQWADKPMILYGASMGAVAVMRAVAIEKIEPAALILESPFDRLLNTVRHRFEVMGIPSFPSAELIVFWGGVQQGIDGFSHNPVDYARSIPCPVLLLHGERDQRVTVAEAAQIFERLPGQKHWQVFSSANGHGSLTADDTEQWQDWVSRFLKSDRPTHKPGVIVE from the coding sequence ATGATTCGTAAAAAATGGCGCGACTCCCTGCGGGTATCTCGAAGCGCCCCCTTGCGGGTATCTTGGAGAGCACGCCTCCTCTTCACCATCCTTATTGCCCTGCCGTTTCTAGTGCTGAATGGCATTGCTTTCATGCAAGCCCGTTCCATGACCCACTTTGTTAGCGTCCGGCAACGGACGGCAAAACCTGAGCAGCTTGCTCTCATCGATAAAATTCGCGTCATTCTCACAGGTGTGGAAATCCCTCGCCCTAAGAACCAGACTACGCCGCAGGAAATTCAGCTTGGTTACGAAACCCATCGCATCGCCATTGGGCAAGAAGGCAAAGAAAATCTAGAGGCTTGGTATATTCCAACTCAAAAATCTCGTGGTTTAGTATTACTCTTTCCACCTTACGGCAGCAGCAAAGCCGCGCTTTTAGCTCCTACAAAAGTTTTCCATGACTTGGGCTATGATGCGTTGCTGGTCGATTTTCGGGGAGCAGGCGGGTCTACTGGCAACGACACCACTTTGGGAGTGCGGGAGGCAAAAGATGTGGCGATCGCCTTCACTTACAGTCAGAAGCAGTGGGCTGACAAACCGATGATTCTTTATGGCGCTTCCATGGGTGCGGTGGCAGTAATGCGAGCAGTGGCGATCGAAAAGATTGAACCTGCCGCCCTAATTTTAGAGAGTCCGTTCGATCGCCTTCTCAACACCGTTCGCCATCGCTTTGAAGTCATGGGGATTCCGTCCTTTCCTAGTGCTGAACTGATTGTGTTTTGGGGCGGTGTGCAGCAAGGCATTGATGGTTTTAGCCACAATCCTGTAGATTATGCTCGCTCTATTCCCTGTCCCGTGCTGCTGCTGCACGGTGAGCGAGATCAACGGGTTACGGTGGCAGAGGCTGCCCAGATTTTTGAACGCTTGCCTGGGCAAAAACATTGGCAGGTATTTTCCTCTGCCAATGGACACGGCTCCCTAACGGCAGATGATACGGAACAGTGGCAGGATTGGGTGAGTCGTTTCTTGAAAAGCGATCGCCCGACTCATAAACCTGGAGTCATTGTTGAATAA